A single region of the Aeromicrobium chenweiae genome encodes:
- a CDS encoding winged helix DNA-binding domain-containing protein produces the protein MKPVVGRLHAQGLDAPRFGTASDVVSHLGCVQSQLHDMALWAVGRRTDGLTFAELQGSFARGEFLRTHVLRPTWHFVDPGDVHWWLALTAPRIRRLMRAIDRDLGLTDERLDRCAEVVVASLAGRATRTRAELGADLAAAGLDHTGQSLAHVVMHAEIDALIVNGPPRGKQHTYRLLEPRPMTRTHDELLADAARRYARGHGPVRDKDLAWWTSLTLTDARRAIELADLTPLDVDGVPHWRLDDPVEAEVPRVMLLSSFDEYVSYAREPADYSVFAGAVKDVMRGSGLLMLDGRLAGTWTRTVSARAVDVVVEAAGLDGATQRSVEAEAALRAVPRPRGESDDRHVTGVLRPQSEAGEPGSWHGGQNAVTGPSLPADRWGSALPC, from the coding sequence ATGAAGCCGGTCGTCGGACGTCTGCACGCACAGGGTCTCGACGCACCGCGGTTCGGCACGGCGTCCGACGTGGTCAGCCACCTCGGCTGCGTGCAGTCCCAGCTGCACGACATGGCGCTGTGGGCCGTCGGTCGACGCACCGACGGCCTGACGTTCGCCGAGCTGCAGGGCTCCTTCGCCCGCGGCGAGTTCCTGCGCACGCACGTGCTTCGCCCCACGTGGCACTTCGTCGACCCCGGTGACGTCCACTGGTGGCTCGCGTTGACGGCTCCACGGATCCGCCGCCTCATGCGGGCGATCGACCGGGACCTCGGACTCACCGACGAACGCCTCGACCGCTGCGCCGAGGTCGTCGTCGCGTCCCTCGCAGGCCGTGCCACCCGCACCCGCGCCGAGCTCGGCGCCGATCTCGCGGCGGCGGGTCTCGACCACACCGGGCAGTCGCTCGCCCACGTCGTGATGCACGCCGAGATCGACGCGTTGATCGTCAACGGCCCGCCGCGCGGGAAGCAGCACACCTACCGCCTGCTCGAGCCCCGTCCGATGACCCGCACGCACGACGAGCTGTTGGCCGACGCGGCCCGGCGCTACGCCCGCGGGCACGGACCCGTCCGCGACAAGGACCTCGCCTGGTGGACGAGCCTGACGCTGACCGACGCCCGGCGCGCGATCGAGCTCGCGGACCTGACGCCGCTCGACGTCGACGGCGTGCCGCACTGGCGGCTCGACGATCCGGTCGAGGCCGAGGTCCCCCGCGTGATGCTGCTGTCCAGCTTCGACGAGTACGTCTCCTACGCCCGGGAGCCGGCTGACTACAGCGTCTTCGCGGGGGCGGTGAAGGACGTGATGCGCGGCAGCGGGCTGCTGATGCTGGACGGCCGGCTCGCCGGCACGTGGACGCGCACGGTCTCCGCCCGCGCCGTGGACGTCGTGGTGGAGGCCGCCGGTCTCGATGGGGCCACGCAGCGGTCGGTGGAGGCGGAGGCGGCGCTTCGGGCGGTTCCTCGACCGCGAGGCGAGAGTGATGATCGCCACGTGACAGGCGTTCTTCGGCCCCAAAGCGAAGCAGGCGAGCCGGGATCGTGGCACGGTGGACAGAACGCGGTGACCGGGCCGAGCCTGCCTGCAGACCGCTGGGGCTCCGCGTTACCCTGTTAA
- a CDS encoding multifunctional oxoglutarate decarboxylase/oxoglutarate dehydrogenase thiamine pyrophosphate-binding subunit/dihydrolipoyllysine-residue succinyltransferase subunit — protein sequence MAESSQDHSTPDFGTNQWLVEEMYERYREDPTSVDATWVSFFQTGDGVGLNGNSGANGTNGTAPAKAAPVATAAPTPPPTSPESTQPPAAKTQPPTATAPEEKAPDAPAPVAPVPATPPVKAKPAPSTPAAKDAPAAGPGEVENVVLRGAAARTVANMDASLSVPTATSVRSVPVKLLFDQRVVINNHLARARGGKVSFTHLIGWAIVKALKAMPEMNTGFEVVNGKPNQLKPEHINFGLAIDLKKPDGSRTLLVPSIKAADTMTFAEFWAAYETMVSKARDNKLTVADFQGTTVSLTNPGGIGTNHSIPRLMQGQGVIIGVGSMEYPPEFQGASEHTLAQMAISKMMTLTSTYDHRVIQGAQSGEFLKRIHALLLGEDGFYDEIFRALKIPYEPIRWAQDIPVSHDDEVHKQARVLELIHAFRVRGHLMADTNPLDSSPRMHTDLDTASHGLTLWDLDREFATGSFKSEKRFMKLREILGILRDSYARTIGIEYMHIQEPTEREWFQERVERPHTKPPREEQLRILQKLNQAEAFETFLQTKFVGQKRFSLEGGETTIPFLDEICEAAASDNLEEVCIGMAHRGRLNALVNIAGKRPSQVFREFEGNIDPRTVQGSGDVKYHLGVEGEFTSGNGDKIKVSIAANPSHLEVVDPVLEGITRAKQDRLNRGQEYPVLPVLVHGDAAFAGQGVVAETLNLSQLRGYRTGGTIHLIVNNQVGFTTSPSSSRSSTYCTDVARMIQAPVFHVNGDDPEACIRVAQLAYEYRRTFHKDIVIDLVCYRRRGHNEGDDPSFTQPLMYDTINAKKSVRKLYTEALVGRGDITLEEAEAALTDYQAQLERNFAEVKQAASDPDYTRTPDYPEKPEHEGELITAITPETMKAIADAYTNVPEGFTVHPKVLPQLQRRAQSISAGPIDWGTGEILAMGSLLLDGRPVRLAGQDTRRGTFSSRFATIIDRTNAHEWTPLSHVGDEQATFYVYDSLLSEYAALGFEYGYSVARPEALTMWEAQFGDFVNGAQSVIDEYISSGETKWGQKSGVVLLLPHGYEGQGPDHSSARIERFLDLCADNAMTVAQPSTPASYFHLLRRQNLQGQHRPLIVFTPKSMLRSKAAASQPDDFTSGSFRPVIGDDVADPSAVERVLVCSGRITWDLMAEREKRESGQSRTAIVRLEQIYPRPLEELKAELAKYPNAREVRFVQDEPANQGPWPHIALHFSGELGGLPLLRVSRPESSAPSVGSHNRHVEEQATLMQQAFS from the coding sequence GTGGCCGAGTCCTCACAAGACCATTCAACCCCCGACTTCGGCACGAATCAGTGGCTCGTCGAGGAGATGTACGAGCGCTATCGGGAAGATCCCACGTCCGTAGACGCGACCTGGGTCTCGTTCTTCCAGACCGGTGACGGCGTCGGCCTCAACGGCAACAGCGGGGCCAACGGCACCAACGGCACCGCCCCCGCGAAGGCCGCTCCGGTGGCCACGGCCGCCCCCACGCCGCCGCCCACCTCGCCGGAGTCCACGCAGCCGCCGGCCGCCAAGACGCAGCCGCCCACCGCCACGGCGCCCGAGGAGAAGGCTCCCGACGCACCCGCGCCCGTGGCACCGGTCCCGGCCACGCCTCCGGTCAAGGCCAAGCCCGCACCGTCCACCCCCGCCGCGAAGGACGCCCCGGCGGCCGGACCGGGTGAGGTCGAGAACGTCGTGCTGCGTGGCGCCGCTGCCCGCACCGTCGCCAACATGGACGCGAGCCTCTCGGTCCCGACCGCGACGAGCGTCCGCTCCGTGCCGGTCAAGCTCCTGTTCGACCAGCGCGTCGTCATCAACAACCACCTCGCCCGCGCCCGTGGCGGCAAGGTCTCGTTCACCCACCTCATCGGCTGGGCGATCGTCAAGGCCCTGAAGGCCATGCCGGAGATGAACACCGGCTTCGAAGTCGTCAACGGCAAGCCCAACCAGCTGAAGCCCGAGCACATCAACTTCGGCCTCGCGATCGACCTGAAGAAGCCCGACGGGTCGCGCACCCTCCTGGTGCCGTCCATCAAGGCTGCGGACACCATGACGTTCGCCGAGTTCTGGGCGGCGTACGAGACGATGGTCTCCAAGGCCCGCGACAACAAGCTCACGGTCGCCGACTTCCAGGGCACCACGGTCAGCCTGACCAACCCCGGCGGCATCGGCACGAACCACTCGATCCCCCGGCTGATGCAGGGCCAGGGCGTCATCATCGGCGTCGGCTCGATGGAGTACCCGCCGGAGTTCCAGGGCGCGTCGGAGCACACGCTGGCGCAGATGGCCATCTCCAAGATGATGACCCTGACGTCGACGTACGACCACCGCGTCATTCAGGGCGCGCAGTCGGGCGAGTTCCTCAAGCGCATCCACGCGCTGCTCCTGGGCGAGGACGGCTTCTACGACGAGATCTTCCGCGCGCTGAAGATCCCCTACGAGCCCATCCGCTGGGCCCAGGACATCCCGGTCAGCCACGACGACGAGGTCCACAAGCAGGCCCGCGTCCTCGAGCTCATCCACGCGTTCCGGGTGCGCGGCCACCTCATGGCCGACACCAACCCGCTCGACAGCTCGCCGCGCATGCACACCGATCTCGACACCGCGTCGCACGGCCTCACCCTGTGGGACCTCGACCGCGAGTTCGCGACCGGCTCGTTCAAGAGCGAGAAGCGGTTCATGAAGCTCCGCGAGATCCTCGGCATCCTGCGCGACTCGTACGCCCGCACGATCGGCATCGAGTACATGCACATCCAGGAGCCCACCGAGCGTGAGTGGTTCCAGGAGCGCGTCGAGCGTCCGCACACCAAGCCGCCGCGCGAGGAGCAGCTGCGCATCCTGCAGAAGCTCAACCAGGCCGAGGCGTTCGAGACGTTCCTGCAGACCAAGTTCGTCGGCCAGAAGCGCTTCAGCCTCGAGGGCGGCGAGACCACCATCCCGTTCCTCGACGAGATCTGCGAGGCCGCAGCGTCCGACAACCTCGAAGAGGTCTGCATCGGCATGGCCCACCGTGGCCGTCTCAACGCGCTGGTCAACATCGCCGGCAAGCGTCCCAGCCAGGTCTTCCGCGAGTTCGAGGGCAACATCGACCCCCGCACGGTGCAGGGCTCGGGCGACGTCAAGTACCACCTCGGCGTCGAGGGTGAGTTCACCTCCGGCAACGGCGACAAGATCAAGGTCTCGATCGCGGCCAACCCGTCGCACCTCGAGGTCGTCGACCCGGTGCTCGAGGGCATCACCCGTGCCAAGCAGGACCGTCTCAACCGCGGCCAGGAGTACCCGGTCCTGCCGGTGCTCGTGCACGGTGACGCCGCGTTCGCTGGTCAGGGAGTCGTCGCCGAGACGCTCAACCTGTCCCAGCTGCGCGGCTACCGCACCGGCGGGACGATCCACCTGATCGTCAACAACCAGGTCGGCTTCACCACGTCGCCGTCCTCGTCGCGCTCCTCGACGTACTGCACCGACGTCGCCCGGATGATCCAGGCGCCGGTGTTCCACGTCAACGGCGACGACCCCGAGGCCTGCATCCGCGTGGCGCAGCTGGCGTACGAGTACCGCCGCACGTTCCACAAGGACATCGTGATCGACCTCGTCTGCTACCGCCGTCGCGGTCACAACGAGGGCGACGACCCCAGCTTCACGCAGCCCCTGATGTACGACACGATCAACGCGAAGAAGTCGGTGCGCAAGCTCTACACCGAGGCCCTCGTCGGTCGTGGCGACATCACGCTGGAGGAGGCCGAGGCGGCGCTGACCGACTACCAGGCCCAGCTCGAGCGCAACTTCGCCGAGGTCAAGCAGGCCGCGTCGGACCCGGACTACACCCGGACCCCGGACTACCCCGAGAAGCCCGAGCACGAGGGCGAGCTGATCACCGCGATCACGCCCGAGACGATGAAGGCGATCGCGGACGCGTACACCAACGTCCCCGAGGGCTTCACGGTCCACCCCAAGGTCCTGCCGCAGCTCCAGCGCCGCGCGCAGTCCATCTCGGCCGGCCCCATCGACTGGGGCACCGGCGAGATCCTCGCGATGGGCTCGCTCCTGCTCGACGGGCGTCCCGTGCGCCTGGCCGGCCAGGACACGCGCCGCGGCACGTTCTCGTCGCGCTTCGCGACGATCATCGACCGCACGAACGCCCACGAGTGGACTCCCCTGTCCCACGTCGGCGACGAGCAGGCGACGTTCTACGTCTACGACTCGCTGCTGAGCGAGTACGCGGCACTCGGCTTCGAGTACGGCTACTCGGTCGCCCGTCCCGAGGCGCTCACGATGTGGGAGGCGCAGTTCGGTGACTTCGTCAACGGCGCGCAGTCCGTCATCGACGAGTACATCTCCTCGGGCGAGACCAAGTGGGGCCAGAAGTCGGGCGTCGTCCTGCTCCTGCCGCACGGCTACGAGGGTCAGGGTCCGGATCACTCGTCGGCACGCATCGAGCGTTTCCTCGACCTGTGCGCGGACAACGCCATGACGGTGGCCCAGCCGTCGACGCCGGCGTCGTACTTCCACCTGCTGCGTCGCCAGAACCTGCAGGGCCAGCACCGTCCGCTCATCGTCTTCACGCCGAAGTCGATGCTGCGCAGCAAGGCCGCGGCGTCGCAGCCCGACGACTTCACGTCGGGCTCGTTCCGTCCGGTCATCGGCGACGACGTGGCCGATCCGTCGGCGGTCGAGCGCGTGCTCGTCTGCTCGGGTCGCATCACGTGGGACCTCATGGCCGAGCGGGAGAAGCGCGAGTCGGGCCAGTCCCGCACCGCGATCGTCCGCCTCGAGCAGATCTACCCGCGTCCGCTGGAGGAGCTCAAGGCCGAGCTCGCCAAGTACCCGAACGCGCGCGAGGTCCGCTTCGTCCAGGACGAGCCCGCCAACCAGGGTCCGTGGCCGCACATCGCGCTGCACTTCAGCGGTGAGCTCGGCGGACTGCCCCTGCTGCGGGTCTCGCGCCCGGAGTCGTCGGCACCCTCGGTGGGGTCGCACAACCGCCACGTCGAGGAGCAGGCCACGCTCATGCAGCAGGCCTTCAGCTGA
- a CDS encoding DUF6104 family protein translates to MYFTDRGIEELQSRRGDEEVTFAWLAEQLSTFVDLNPDFEIPVERLATWLARLDDEDE, encoded by the coding sequence ATGTACTTCACGGATCGTGGCATCGAGGAGCTCCAGAGCCGGCGAGGTGACGAAGAGGTCACCTTCGCCTGGCTCGCGGAGCAGCTCAGCACGTTCGTCGACCTCAACCCCGACTTCGAGATCCCGGTCGAGCGGCTCGCCACCTGGCTGGCCCGTCTCGACGACGAGGACGAGTAG
- a CDS encoding zinc-binding dehydrogenase: MFAVYAGQITPDSPLEGLVVGERPDPEVPDGWTTVTVKAASINHHDVWSLRGVGLGEKSLPMILGCDAAGYDEDGNEVLVHAVISDPSWRGDETLDPKRSLLSERHQGTFAEKVAVPARNVVPKPAGLSFAEAACLPTAWLTAYRMLFTQSGLKQGDTVLVQGAGGGVATAAITLARAAGFRVYATSRDEDKRAKALEIGAHEVFESGARLPTKVDAVMETVGAATWSHSVKSMRPGGTIVISGATSGDAPSHAELTRIFFQQMRVHGSTMGTRDELHALAQFMDVTGTRPLIDREIPMEQAADGLQSIIDGSVFGKIVLTR; the protein is encoded by the coding sequence ATGTTCGCGGTCTACGCCGGTCAGATCACTCCCGACAGCCCCCTCGAAGGACTCGTCGTCGGCGAGCGCCCCGATCCCGAGGTCCCGGACGGCTGGACGACGGTGACGGTCAAGGCCGCCTCGATCAACCACCACGACGTGTGGAGCCTGCGGGGCGTCGGCCTGGGCGAGAAGTCGCTGCCGATGATCCTGGGCTGTGACGCCGCGGGCTACGACGAGGACGGCAACGAGGTCCTCGTCCACGCCGTCATCAGCGACCCCTCGTGGCGCGGCGACGAGACCCTGGACCCCAAGCGTTCGCTGCTGTCCGAGCGGCACCAGGGCACCTTCGCCGAGAAGGTCGCGGTGCCGGCCCGCAACGTCGTGCCCAAGCCGGCCGGCCTGTCGTTCGCGGAGGCCGCGTGCCTGCCGACGGCGTGGCTCACCGCGTACCGGATGCTGTTCACGCAGTCCGGCCTCAAGCAGGGCGACACGGTGCTGGTGCAGGGCGCAGGCGGCGGCGTCGCGACCGCGGCGATCACCCTCGCCCGGGCGGCCGGCTTCCGGGTCTACGCCACGAGCCGCGACGAGGACAAGCGCGCCAAGGCCCTCGAGATCGGTGCCCACGAGGTGTTCGAGTCCGGCGCCCGGCTGCCCACGAAGGTCGACGCCGTCATGGAGACGGTCGGCGCGGCGACCTGGTCGCACTCGGTGAAGTCGATGCGCCCCGGCGGCACGATCGTGATCTCCGGGGCGACGTCCGGCGACGCGCCCTCGCACGCCGAGCTGACCCGGATCTTCTTCCAGCAGATGCGCGTCCACGGCTCGACGATGGGCACGCGCGACGAGCTGCACGCGCTCGCGCAGTTCATGGACGTGACCGGGACGCGCCCGCTGATCGACCGGGAGATCCCGATGGAGCAGGCGGCGGACGGACTGCAGAGCATCATCGACGGCTCGGTCTTCGGCAAGATCGTCCTGACCCGCTAG
- a CDS encoding NAD(P)-dependent malic enzyme — protein MVAADIDLQASSFPDPDDPVFALHRGGKMSISSTVELKDAHDLSLAYTPGVAQVCEAIASDPEMAHEYTWVSNTVAVITDGTAVLGLGDIGPAASMPVMEGKAILFKQFGGVDAIPVALDTTDVDEIVETVVRLAPTFGGINLEDISSPRCFEIERRLIERLDIPVFHDDQHGTAVVTLAALINAARLTDRFLEDLKIVISGAGAAGVAIMKILQSAGASRISVVDRAGVIHPGREDLNEVKRQIATETAGWARPGSISDALDGADVFIGVSGGTVPEESVAKMAPDAIVFAMANPTPEVHPDVAHRYARVVATGRSDFPNQINNVLVFPGIFRGALDVRATRISEGMKLAAATAIADLVGDDLSETYVIPSPFDPRVATAVARAVTDTARREGLARRPY, from the coding sequence ATGGTGGCAGCTGACATCGACCTGCAGGCTTCGAGCTTTCCCGATCCCGACGACCCCGTCTTCGCCCTGCACCGCGGCGGCAAGATGAGCATCAGCTCCACCGTCGAGCTGAAGGACGCCCACGACCTGTCGTTGGCGTACACCCCCGGCGTCGCGCAGGTGTGCGAGGCGATCGCGTCCGATCCCGAGATGGCCCACGAGTACACCTGGGTCTCCAACACCGTCGCGGTGATCACCGACGGGACCGCCGTGCTGGGCCTCGGCGACATCGGCCCGGCCGCCTCCATGCCCGTGATGGAGGGCAAGGCGATCCTGTTCAAGCAGTTCGGTGGCGTCGACGCGATCCCCGTCGCCCTCGACACGACGGACGTCGACGAGATCGTCGAGACGGTCGTGCGCCTCGCCCCGACGTTCGGCGGCATCAACCTCGAGGACATCTCGAGCCCCCGCTGCTTCGAGATCGAGCGCCGCCTGATCGAGCGGCTGGACATCCCCGTCTTCCACGACGACCAGCACGGCACCGCGGTCGTCACCCTCGCCGCGCTCATCAACGCTGCACGGCTGACCGACCGCTTCCTCGAGGACCTCAAGATCGTCATCTCGGGCGCGGGTGCGGCCGGCGTGGCGATCATGAAGATCCTGCAGTCCGCCGGTGCGAGCAGGATCTCGGTGGTCGACCGCGCGGGCGTCATCCACCCCGGACGCGAGGACCTCAACGAGGTCAAGCGGCAGATCGCCACCGAGACCGCGGGCTGGGCCCGTCCCGGGTCGATCTCGGACGCGCTGGACGGCGCTGACGTCTTCATCGGCGTCTCCGGCGGCACGGTGCCCGAGGAGTCGGTGGCCAAGATGGCGCCGGACGCGATCGTGTTCGCGATGGCGAACCCCACCCCGGAGGTCCACCCCGACGTGGCGCACCGCTACGCGCGGGTCGTGGCCACCGGGCGCTCGGACTTCCCCAACCAGATCAACAACGTGCTGGTGTTCCCGGGCATCTTCCGCGGTGCGCTGGACGTCCGCGCGACGCGGATCTCCGAGGGCATGAAGCTGGCCGCGGCCACCGCGATCGCCGATCTCGTGGGGGACGACCTCAGCGAGACGTACGTCATCCCGTCGCCGTTCGACCCCCGGGTCGCCACGGCGGTCGCTCGTGCCGTGACCGACACGGCACGCCGCGAGGGCCTCGCCCGCCGCCCGTACTGA
- a CDS encoding WhiB family transcriptional regulator, which yields MDWRHKSACLDEDPELFFPIGNTGPAILQIEEAKVVCRRCEVREQCLQWALESGQDHGVWGGLSEDERRTLKRRNARARIRTA from the coding sequence ATGGACTGGCGCCACAAATCGGCATGCCTCGATGAGGATCCTGAGCTCTTCTTCCCCATCGGCAACACGGGTCCTGCCATCTTGCAGATCGAAGAGGCCAAGGTCGTATGCCGCCGCTGTGAAGTCCGCGAACAGTGCCTTCAGTGGGCGCTGGAATCCGGACAGGATCATGGTGTGTGGGGAGGCTTGAGCGAAGACGAACGTCGTACGCTGAAGCGTCGCAATGCTCGGGCACGTATTCGTACTGCCTGA
- a CDS encoding sensor histidine kinase, whose product MPSLDDIAQFQTSLSSEDVAWLHALVADWQIIADLSFSDLVLWVPDGEAKGMWAAAQIRPTTGATTLLEDVSGTFLPTGRGEPLENALTTGQLASDLVVEERDGRLVRVEVIPVRRDGRTIAVIAQRSSAAGLRTASTLESSYFEAADELAEMIRRGEFPLPGTRTDLADSLRVGDGFVRTNGSGVVRYASPNAMSAYRRLGLTGDLVGTHLGTVTTELVDRRPTDRGARGLLRGDENIEAEIENSHASLLLRVIPLRSGGRRSGSLILLRDVTELRLRERELVSKEATIREIHHRVKNNLQTVAALLRLQGRRMESSEAREALEDAVRRVGSIALVHETLSQSFSDFVEFDEIADRLLHTVLDVSDGPAGANRIAADRFGSFGLLPGEVATPLAMVLTELIQNAAAHAYDERGGTLSLAVNRIRDKIRLRVSDDGAGLPADFDPSGSLGLSIVTTLVEGELGGSLTFEERVGGGTTVAITLVV is encoded by the coding sequence ATGCCCTCGCTCGACGACATCGCGCAGTTCCAGACGTCACTGTCCAGCGAGGACGTCGCGTGGCTGCACGCGCTGGTCGCGGACTGGCAGATCATCGCCGACCTCTCGTTCTCCGACCTGGTGCTCTGGGTGCCGGACGGCGAGGCCAAGGGCATGTGGGCCGCCGCGCAGATCCGTCCCACCACGGGCGCGACGACCCTGCTCGAGGACGTCTCTGGGACGTTCCTGCCCACCGGCCGTGGAGAGCCGCTCGAGAACGCCCTGACGACTGGGCAGCTGGCGAGCGATCTGGTCGTCGAGGAGCGGGACGGCCGGCTCGTGCGCGTCGAGGTCATCCCGGTCCGCCGGGACGGTCGGACGATCGCCGTCATCGCGCAGCGCAGCTCGGCGGCGGGACTGCGGACGGCGAGCACGCTGGAGAGCTCCTACTTCGAGGCCGCGGACGAGCTCGCCGAGATGATCCGCCGTGGCGAGTTCCCCCTGCCGGGCACCCGGACCGATCTCGCGGACTCCCTGCGCGTCGGCGACGGCTTCGTCCGGACGAACGGCTCCGGCGTCGTGAGGTACGCGAGCCCCAACGCGATGTCGGCGTACCGGCGTCTGGGCCTGACCGGTGACCTCGTCGGCACGCACCTGGGCACCGTGACCACCGAGCTGGTCGATCGCCGTCCGACCGATCGTGGCGCGCGCGGGTTGCTGCGCGGCGACGAGAACATCGAGGCGGAGATCGAGAACTCCCATGCGTCCCTGCTGCTGCGGGTCATCCCGCTGCGGTCGGGCGGGCGCCGCAGCGGGTCCCTGATCCTGCTGCGCGACGTCACCGAGCTGCGTCTGCGCGAGCGCGAGCTCGTCTCCAAGGAGGCGACGATCCGGGAGATCCACCACCGGGTCAAGAACAACCTGCAGACGGTCGCCGCGCTGCTGCGGCTCCAGGGCCGCCGCATGGAGAGCTCTGAGGCTCGTGAGGCGCTGGAGGACGCGGTCCGCCGCGTCGGCTCGATCGCCCTCGTGCACGAGACGCTGAGCCAGTCCTTCAGCGACTTCGTGGAGTTCGACGAGATCGCCGACCGCCTGCTCCACACGGTGCTCGACGTCTCGGACGGCCCGGCCGGCGCGAACCGCATCGCCGCCGACCGGTTCGGGTCCTTCGGGCTGCTGCCGGGTGAGGTCGCGACGCCGCTGGCGATGGTGCTCACCGAGCTCATCCAGAACGCCGCCGCCCACGCGTACGACGAGCGGGGCGGCACCCTCAGCCTCGCGGTCAACCGCATCCGCGACAAGATCCGCCTGCGGGTCAGCGACGACGGCGCCGGGCTGCCCGCCGACTTCGACCCGTCGGGGAGCCTCGGGCTGTCGATCGTCACGACGCTGGTCGAGGGCGAGCTCGGTGGCAGCCTGACGTTCGAGGAGCGGGTGGGTGGCGGCACCACCGTGGCCATCACGCTGGTGGTGTGA
- a CDS encoding DUF2785 domain-containing protein: MSEAYWQSVMQGGMDVPADRGLDEYTVELVEMLGHPNPRIREDLAYPLLTTWINRGVYDQLLSGLGDGIAPGLRYGLGHDGDVSVLRRSYSALMLAEIIGRDNNEHLMSSASVLDWGDRATAWYVREQDHRGWIPEQGWANAIAHGADLLATLARSRHFGRLELTVLLDVIADRVLTPTSYIWRHGEEDRLAYAVMTLLHRNALDPSIVEPWLARLGQGIKPPRTRGHLEAEWPPPAVRNTSSFLRALHLQLALGVQGRDDLRSDAELFAEQPAHRADLILAVLDQIRAEQPWLYRPTTRARPLG, encoded by the coding sequence GTGTCTGAGGCGTACTGGCAATCCGTCATGCAGGGCGGGATGGACGTCCCCGCAGATCGCGGCCTCGACGAGTACACGGTCGAGCTGGTGGAGATGCTGGGCCACCCCAATCCCCGCATCCGCGAGGACCTTGCGTACCCGTTGCTGACGACGTGGATCAACCGCGGCGTGTACGACCAGCTGCTCTCCGGCCTGGGCGACGGCATCGCCCCGGGACTGCGGTACGGGCTCGGTCACGACGGCGACGTCTCGGTCCTGCGTCGCTCCTACAGTGCGCTGATGCTGGCCGAGATCATCGGGCGCGACAACAACGAGCACCTGATGAGCTCGGCCTCGGTGCTCGACTGGGGCGACCGGGCGACCGCCTGGTACGTCAGGGAGCAGGACCACCGCGGGTGGATCCCGGAGCAGGGCTGGGCCAACGCGATTGCCCACGGCGCCGACCTGCTGGCCACGCTCGCGCGGTCGCGCCACTTCGGGCGGCTCGAGCTCACGGTGCTGCTCGACGTCATCGCCGACCGCGTCCTGACCCCCACCTCGTACATCTGGCGCCACGGCGAGGAGGACCGCCTGGCGTACGCGGTCATGACGCTGCTGCATCGCAACGCGCTCGACCCGAGCATCGTCGAGCCGTGGCTCGCCAGGCTCGGGCAGGGCATCAAGCCGCCGCGCACCCGCGGCCACCTCGAGGCGGAGTGGCCGCCACCCGCCGTGCGCAACACGTCCTCGTTCCTGCGGGCGCTGCACCTCCAGCTCGCCCTGGGCGTGCAGGGCCGCGACGACCTGCGGTCCGATGCCGAGCTGTTCGCCGAGCAGCCTGCGCACCGCGCCGACCTGATCCTGGCGGTGCTCGACCAGATCCGCGCCGAGCAGCCGTGGCTGTATCGTCCGACGACCCGCGCGCGTCCTCTCGGCTGA